The following coding sequences lie in one Glycine max cultivar Williams 82 chromosome 19, Glycine_max_v4.0, whole genome shotgun sequence genomic window:
- the LOC100819296 gene encoding probable WRKY transcription factor 72, whose translation MEAMLKLSSLCGQEIDDKRDTSICSEEDLCIEKGSKEDKLESAKAEMSKVKEENERLKMMIERVGKNYHSLQLRFFDILHRETSNKGVEDSAVSLDEVEEPKLVSLCLGTSPWEHKKDGIICNSSKHKENEDLEASLTLGLDCKGVSSKEQVSDMNTSEEKEEDSTNKLVRTKDGGDEISEITPPAKRARVCVRARCDSPVMHDGCQWRKYGQKIAKGNPCPRAYYRCTLAPACPVRKQVQRCADDMSILITTYEGTHNHPIPASATAMASTTSAAVSMLLSGSSTSQPTDHSFAYHANSPTLFSGVNFSLLDQPRANQVLLPTPSSHLLPTITLDLTSTPSYSLNQGNCLPSNFASTPRFPPLSLNFWSPESNIPLSFWGKGIPNNGTIPIDKTHIKPFNIGNQFQEHFYQHYFKNQTPFREALAETLTKAISTDTSFRSAIAAAVSSIRGQGSSSENKGDGEVLGSGLSLKLGEHPQLASSNSLNKNEKECLTGYFNRSSSSSSSSQGGNSMLLQPQWPFSIRKTSTPPSNVDYINHWISEINSHH comes from the exons atggaggccatgttaaaaTTGTCTAGTCTTTGTGGTCAAGAGATAGATGATAAGAGAGATACTTCCATTTGCTCAGAAGAGGACTTGTGTATTGAAAAGGGTAGTAAG gaAGATAAACTTGAATCTGCTAAAGCTGAGATGAGTAAGGTGAAGGAGGAGAATGAAAGATTGAAGATGATGATAGAAAGAGTAGGAAAGAATTACCATTCTCTTCAACTTCGTTTCTTTGACATCCTTCATAGAGAAACTTCAAACAAAGGTGTGGAAGATTCAGCTGTTTCCCTTGATGAAGTGGAGGAACCTAAGCTTGTGTCACTTTGTCTTGGAACAAGTCCATGGGAGCATAAAAAGGATGGAATAATCTGTAACTCTAGCaaacataaagaaaatgaagatttGGAAGCCAGCCTTACCCTTGGTTTAGACTGCAAAGGTGTGTCTTCAAAGGAACAGGTATCTGATATGAACACCtcagaagaaaaggaagaagattcaacaaataaattagTAAGGACCAAAGATGGAGGTGATGAAATTTCAGAGATAACACCCCCAGCCAAGAGGGCTAGAGTTTGTGTCAGAGCAAGATGTGATAGTCCCGTT ATGCATGATGGATGCCAGTGGAGGAAATATGGACAGAAGATAGCAAAAGGAAATCCATGTCCAAGAGCATACTATCGTTGCACACTTGCTCCAGCATGCCCGGTTAGGAAACAG GTGCAAAGATGTGCTGATGACATGTCCATCTTAATCACCACATATGAAGGAACTCACAACCACCCAATTCCAGCTTCAGCCACAGCCATGGCTTCCACCACTTCTGCTGCTGTTTCCATGTTGTTGTCAGGCTCTTCAACATCTCAGCCTACAGATCACAGTTTTGCCTATCATGCAAATTCTCCTACACTGTTCAGTGGTGTCAATTTCAGTCTTTTAGACCAACCAAGAGCAAACCAAGTCTTGTTACCAACCCCTTCCTCACATTTACTCCCAACAATCACTCTAGACCTTACTTCTACTCCATCCTATTCATTAAATCAAGGGAATTGTTTACCATCAAACTTTGCTTCAACCCCAAGATTCCCTCCATTAAGTCTAAACTTTTGGTCCCCAGAGTCCAACATTCCACTATCCTTTTGGGGCAAGGGAATTCCTAACAATGGCACTATTCCTATTGACAAAACTCACATCAAGCCATTCAATATAGGAAACCAATTTCAAGAACATTTCTACCAACATTACTTCAAGAACCAAACTCCATTCAGGGAGGCTTTGGCAGAAACACTAACCAAAGCAATCAGCACAGACACGAGTTTTCGGTCAGCGATAGCTGCTGCAGTTTCATCTATAAGGGGACAAGGATCAAGCAGTGAGAACAAGGGTGATGGAGAGGTTTTAGGTTCAGGATTGAGCTTGAAACTTGGGGAGCATCCTCAACTTGCTTCTTCCAATTCCTTGAACAAGAATGAGAAAGAATGCTTAACAGGCTACTTCAAcagatcatcatcttcatcttcaagttCTCAGGGTGGAAACTCAATGCTTCTCCAACCTCAATGGCCATTTTCTATTCGCAAGACTAGCACACCTCCTTCCAATGTTGATTACATCAACCATTGGATTTCAGAAATCAATTCTCATCATTAG
- the LOC100803092 gene encoding uncharacterized protein LOC100803092 precursor: MTKIFVLLCLLFLASSGFVHGSSKKDHIRLFELKKGDFSIKVTNWGATLVSVILPDKNGKLGDIVLGYDSPKAYTNDTSYFGATVGRVANRIGGAQFTLNGIHYKLVANEGNNTLHSGPKAFSDVLWKVTRYIKDDDKPRITFSYHSYDGEGGFPGDLLVTVSYILGKNSLSIIMKAKALNKPTPVNMVNHAYWNLGNHNSGNILDEVVQIFGSQVTLFDDNLIPTGQYASVRGTPNDFLEPHIVGERINQLPKTNGYNINYVLDGEKGNAEIKLAAIAVDKKSGRVMKLFTNAPGLQFYTANFVKNDKGKGGFVYQPRSALCLESQAFPDSVNHPNFPSTIVTPDKPYKHVMLLKFSTKVPYAFSQF; this comes from the exons ATGACCAAGATCTTTGTGCTGTTATGTCTGCTCTTCTTAGCTTCTTCTGGGTTTGTCCATGGCTCTTCTAAGAAGGATCATATTAGGTTATTTGAGCTCAAGAAAGGTGATTTTTCTATAAAGGTCACCAATTGGGGTGCAACACTTGTGTCCGTAATACTTCCCGATAAGAATG GGAAGTTGGGTGATATTGTTCTTGGATATGATTCTCCCAAGGCATACACA AATGATACATCATACTTTGGAGCTACTGTGGGCCGGGTTGCTAACAGAATTGGAGGAGCTCAGTTCACTCTAAATGGAATCCATTACAAATTAGTTGCTAATGAAGGAAACAACACACTTCATT CTGGACCCAAAGCATTCAGTGATGTTCTTTGGAAAGTGACAAGGTAcataaaagatgatgacaaacccAGAATCACCTTCAGTTATCACAGTTATGATGGTGAAGGAG GATTTCCTGGGGACCTCCTAGTAACTGTGAGCTACATTCTTGGGAAAAACTCATTAAGCATAATCATGAAAGCAAAAGCTCTGAACAAGCCTACCCCAGTGAACATGGTGAACCATGCTTACTGGAACCTAGGAAACCACAACAGTGGCAACATTCTAGATGAAGTGGTTCAGATCTTTGGATCCCAAGTCACACTATTTGATGACAATCTCATTCCCACAGGCCAATATGCCTCAGTTAGAGGAACCCCAAATGATTTCCTTGAGCCACACATTGTTGGAGAAAGGATCAACCAATTGCCTAAGACAAATGGCTATAACATCAACTATGTGCTTGATGGTGAAAAAGGCAATGCAGAGATTAAGCTGGCAGCTATAGCGGTGGATAAGAAGTCAGGGAGAGTGATGAAGCTCTTCACAAATGCTCCTGGTTTGCAGTTTTACACTGCTAATTTTGTCAAGAATGACAAGGGAAAAGGAGGGTTTGTTTATCAGCCACGTTCAGCACTTTGTTTGGAGAGTCAAGCATTTCCTGACTCCGTGAATCACCCTAATTTTCCATCAACTATTGTGACCCCAGATAAGCCTTACAAGCATGTCATGTTGCTTAAGTTTTCCACCAAAGTTCCATATGCTTTTTCACAGTTCTAA
- the LOC100806285 gene encoding 3-dehydroquinate synthase homolog isoform X2, which yields MAVLSHVCSCISHSTLFTSTAPSSSLSVSPTTFLQLSSFSTESTWNNIRRTNLCSNVNSLRYSGKTLLRHRHKYYNPCSSMASSLDESGKRSKRVWIWTSNKQVMTAAVERGWNTFVFPSHHRQLAHDWSSIAVICPLFVNEGEVLDGQNKRVATIFDVSTPEELEELRPENEQAENIVVNLLDWQVIPAENIIAAFQRSQNTVFAISNNTSEAQVFLEALEHGLDGIIMKVEDVEPVLELKEYFDRRMEESNLLSLTKATVTHIQAAGMGDRVCVDLCSLMRPGEGLLVGSFARGLFLVHSECLESNYIASRPFRVNAGPVHAYVAVPGGRTCYLSELKSGKEVIIVDHQGRQRIAIVGRVKIESRPLILVEAKIESDNQSISILLQNAETVALVCTPQGNTLLKTSIPVTSLKVGDEILLRVQGGARHTGIEIQEFIL from the exons ATGGCAGTGTTGTCTCATGTTTGCAGTTGCATCTCACACTCCACTCTCTTCACTTCAACTGCACCTTCTTCATCTCTATCTGTTTCACCAACCACTTTCCTTCAATTGTCTTCGTTCTCCACCGAGTCAACGTGGAACAACATTCGTAGAACAAACCTTTGTTCCAACGTTAATTCTCTTCGTTATTCTGGGAAGACCCTTTTGCGGCATAGGCATAAATATTACAACCCTTGTTCTTCAATGGCTTCATCGTTGGATGAGAGTGGTAAACGATCCAAGAGAGTTTGGATATGGACCAGCAACAAGCAGGTCATGACTGCAGCAGTAGAGAGAGGATGGAACACTTTCGTTTTCCCATCACACCATCGACAACTTGCTCATGATTGGTCTT CCATTGCGGTAATATGCCCTCTTTTTGTTAATGAGGGAGAGGTTTTGGATGGACAGAATAAAAGGGTAGCCACAATTTTTGACGTTTCAACCCCGGAGGAACTAGAGGAACTTAGACCAGAGAATGAGCAGGCAGAGAATATTGTAGTTAATTTACTAGATTGGCAG GTAATACCTGCTGAAAATATAATAGCTGCATTTCAAAGAAGCCAAAATACTGTGTTTGCCATCTCTAATAATACATCTGAAGCTCAGGTGTTTCTTGAG GCACTTGAACATGGTTTAGATGGCATAATTATGAAAGTTGAAGATGTTGAACCTGTTCTCGAGCTAAAG GAATATTTCGacagaagaatggaagaaagcAATCTACTGAGCTTGACCAAAGCCACTGTAACACATATTCAAGCAGCTGGAATGGGTGATCGCGTTTGTGTAGATCTCTGCAGTCTCATGAGACCTGGTGAAGGACTTCTT GTTGGATCTTTTGCCAGAGGATTATTTCTTGTTCACTCGGAATGCTTGGAGTCAAATTACATTGCAAGCAGGCCGTTTCGGGTGAATGCA GGACCAGTGCATGCCTATGTTGCTGTTCCAGGAGGCAGAACATGCTACCTGTCAGAATTAAAATCAGGAAAAGAAGTGATTATAGTTGATCATCAGGGTCGGCAACGAATTGCAATTGTTGGGCGTGTAAAGATAGAAAGTAGACCACTAATCCTTGTGGAGGCAAAG ATAGAATCAGATAATCAATCTATCAGCATCCTTTTACAGAATGCTGAAACAGTTGCCTTGGTTTGTACACCACAAG GAAATACACTGTTAAAAACATCCATTCCTGTGACCTCACTAAAAGTTGGAGATGAAATTCTGTTGAGAGTACAAGGAGGTGCTCGGCATACAGGAATAGAGATTCAAGAATTTATA CTATGA
- the LOC100806285 gene encoding 3-dehydroquinate synthase homolog isoform X3, protein MAVLSHVCSCISHSTLFTSTAPSSSLSVSPTTFLQLSSFSTESTWNNIRRTNLCSNVNSLRYSGKTLLRHRHKYYNPCSSMASSLDESGKRSKRVWIWTSNKQVMTAAVERGWNTFVFPSHHRQLAHDWSSIAVICPLFVNEGEVLDGQNKRVATIFDVSTPEELEELRPENEQAENIVVNLLDWQALEHGLDGIIMKVEDVEPVLELKEYFDRRMEESNLLSLTKATVTHIQAAGMGDRVCVDLCSLMRPGEGLLVGSFARGLFLVHSECLESNYIASRPFRVNAGPVHAYVAVPGGRTCYLSELKSGKEVIIVDHQGRQRIAIVGRVKIESRPLILVEAKIESDNQSISILLQNAETVALVCTPQGNTLLKTSIPVTSLKVGDEILLRVQGGARHTGIEIQEFIVEK, encoded by the exons ATGGCAGTGTTGTCTCATGTTTGCAGTTGCATCTCACACTCCACTCTCTTCACTTCAACTGCACCTTCTTCATCTCTATCTGTTTCACCAACCACTTTCCTTCAATTGTCTTCGTTCTCCACCGAGTCAACGTGGAACAACATTCGTAGAACAAACCTTTGTTCCAACGTTAATTCTCTTCGTTATTCTGGGAAGACCCTTTTGCGGCATAGGCATAAATATTACAACCCTTGTTCTTCAATGGCTTCATCGTTGGATGAGAGTGGTAAACGATCCAAGAGAGTTTGGATATGGACCAGCAACAAGCAGGTCATGACTGCAGCAGTAGAGAGAGGATGGAACACTTTCGTTTTCCCATCACACCATCGACAACTTGCTCATGATTGGTCTT CCATTGCGGTAATATGCCCTCTTTTTGTTAATGAGGGAGAGGTTTTGGATGGACAGAATAAAAGGGTAGCCACAATTTTTGACGTTTCAACCCCGGAGGAACTAGAGGAACTTAGACCAGAGAATGAGCAGGCAGAGAATATTGTAGTTAATTTACTAGATTGGCAG GCACTTGAACATGGTTTAGATGGCATAATTATGAAAGTTGAAGATGTTGAACCTGTTCTCGAGCTAAAG GAATATTTCGacagaagaatggaagaaagcAATCTACTGAGCTTGACCAAAGCCACTGTAACACATATTCAAGCAGCTGGAATGGGTGATCGCGTTTGTGTAGATCTCTGCAGTCTCATGAGACCTGGTGAAGGACTTCTT GTTGGATCTTTTGCCAGAGGATTATTTCTTGTTCACTCGGAATGCTTGGAGTCAAATTACATTGCAAGCAGGCCGTTTCGGGTGAATGCA GGACCAGTGCATGCCTATGTTGCTGTTCCAGGAGGCAGAACATGCTACCTGTCAGAATTAAAATCAGGAAAAGAAGTGATTATAGTTGATCATCAGGGTCGGCAACGAATTGCAATTGTTGGGCGTGTAAAGATAGAAAGTAGACCACTAATCCTTGTGGAGGCAAAG ATAGAATCAGATAATCAATCTATCAGCATCCTTTTACAGAATGCTGAAACAGTTGCCTTGGTTTGTACACCACAAG GAAATACACTGTTAAAAACATCCATTCCTGTGACCTCACTAAAAGTTGGAGATGAAATTCTGTTGAGAGTACAAGGAGGTGCTCGGCATACAGGAATAGAGATTCAAGAATTTATAGTTGAGAAATGA
- the LOC100806285 gene encoding 3-dehydroquinate synthase homolog — protein MAVLSHVCSCISHSTLFTSTAPSSSLSVSPTTFLQLSSFSTESTWNNIRRTNLCSNVNSLRYSGKTLLRHRHKYYNPCSSMASSLDESGKRSKRVWIWTSNKQVMTAAVERGWNTFVFPSHHRQLAHDWSSIAVICPLFVNEGEVLDGQNKRVATIFDVSTPEELEELRPENEQAENIVVNLLDWQVIPAENIIAAFQRSQNTVFAISNNTSEAQVFLEALEHGLDGIIMKVEDVEPVLELKEYFDRRMEESNLLSLTKATVTHIQAAGMGDRVCVDLCSLMRPGEGLLVGSFARGLFLVHSECLESNYIASRPFRVNAGPVHAYVAVPGGRTCYLSELKSGKEVIIVDHQGRQRIAIVGRVKIESRPLILVEAKIESDNQSISILLQNAETVALVCTPQGNTLLKTSIPVTSLKVGDEILLRVQGGARHTGIEIQEFIVEK, from the exons ATGGCAGTGTTGTCTCATGTTTGCAGTTGCATCTCACACTCCACTCTCTTCACTTCAACTGCACCTTCTTCATCTCTATCTGTTTCACCAACCACTTTCCTTCAATTGTCTTCGTTCTCCACCGAGTCAACGTGGAACAACATTCGTAGAACAAACCTTTGTTCCAACGTTAATTCTCTTCGTTATTCTGGGAAGACCCTTTTGCGGCATAGGCATAAATATTACAACCCTTGTTCTTCAATGGCTTCATCGTTGGATGAGAGTGGTAAACGATCCAAGAGAGTTTGGATATGGACCAGCAACAAGCAGGTCATGACTGCAGCAGTAGAGAGAGGATGGAACACTTTCGTTTTCCCATCACACCATCGACAACTTGCTCATGATTGGTCTT CCATTGCGGTAATATGCCCTCTTTTTGTTAATGAGGGAGAGGTTTTGGATGGACAGAATAAAAGGGTAGCCACAATTTTTGACGTTTCAACCCCGGAGGAACTAGAGGAACTTAGACCAGAGAATGAGCAGGCAGAGAATATTGTAGTTAATTTACTAGATTGGCAG GTAATACCTGCTGAAAATATAATAGCTGCATTTCAAAGAAGCCAAAATACTGTGTTTGCCATCTCTAATAATACATCTGAAGCTCAGGTGTTTCTTGAG GCACTTGAACATGGTTTAGATGGCATAATTATGAAAGTTGAAGATGTTGAACCTGTTCTCGAGCTAAAG GAATATTTCGacagaagaatggaagaaagcAATCTACTGAGCTTGACCAAAGCCACTGTAACACATATTCAAGCAGCTGGAATGGGTGATCGCGTTTGTGTAGATCTCTGCAGTCTCATGAGACCTGGTGAAGGACTTCTT GTTGGATCTTTTGCCAGAGGATTATTTCTTGTTCACTCGGAATGCTTGGAGTCAAATTACATTGCAAGCAGGCCGTTTCGGGTGAATGCA GGACCAGTGCATGCCTATGTTGCTGTTCCAGGAGGCAGAACATGCTACCTGTCAGAATTAAAATCAGGAAAAGAAGTGATTATAGTTGATCATCAGGGTCGGCAACGAATTGCAATTGTTGGGCGTGTAAAGATAGAAAGTAGACCACTAATCCTTGTGGAGGCAAAG ATAGAATCAGATAATCAATCTATCAGCATCCTTTTACAGAATGCTGAAACAGTTGCCTTGGTTTGTACACCACAAG GAAATACACTGTTAAAAACATCCATTCCTGTGACCTCACTAAAAGTTGGAGATGAAATTCTGTTGAGAGTACAAGGAGGTGCTCGGCATACAGGAATAGAGATTCAAGAATTTATAGTTGAGAAATGA
- the LOC100819830 gene encoding probable serine/threonine-protein kinase PIX7, with product MVRHQRVTQRSSSTKRSKRSSSTNLNQEIIEVSSLLRRFTFNDLKLATRNFESKNFLGVGGFGNVLKGWVNEHGNFAARPGTGIQVAVKTLNPNGFQGHKEWLVCDHSKLDYLSELHHPNLVRLVGYCIEDDKRLLVYEYMCQRSLDKHLFKTATKHLTWPVRIKIAIGAANALAFLHEEASRPVIFRDFKTSNVLLDEDYNAKLSDFGLAQDAPMGDKTHVSTEVMGTQGYAAPEYVMTGHLTSKSDVYSFGVVLLEMLTGRKAMDQRRPRKEQNLVEWLRPRLREKDNFHYLMDPKLEGQYPMKSARRVMWLATHCIRHNPKSRPLMSEVVRELKSLPLFHDDNDMVSDHPCPTTSSVSSISISSSSLKRLHVGPSNHGGANKYGPRTGQSPNVPRHFQAYPLPLPNPGVGSSSNPTVASSSSNPRF from the exons ATGGTTAGACACCAACGAGTTACTCAAAGATCCTCATCCACCAAAAGGTCAAAAAGATCCTCGTCCACCAACTTAAACCAGGAAATAATTGAAGTTTCTTCCCTTCTTCGAAGATTCACCTTTAATGATTTGAAGTTGGCAACTAGGAATTTTGAGTCTAAGAACTTTCTTGGTGTGGGGGGTTTTGGAAACGTGTTGAAAGGTTGGGTCAATGAGCATGGGAACTTTGCAGCACGACCTGGAACGGGGATTCAAGTCGCAGTGAAAACCCTCAACCCAAATGGATTTCAGGGTCACAAGGAATGGCTTGTATGTGACCATTCTAAACTtgattat CTTAGTGAGCTTCATCATCCAAATCTGGTTAGGTTGGTTGGCTATTGCATCGAGGATGACAAAAGACTGTTAGTATATGAGTATATGTGTCAAAGAAGCTTAGACAAACATTTGTTCAAGA CAGCAACTAAGCACCTTACATGGCCTGTCAGAATTAAAATTGCAATTGGTGCGGCTAATGCCCTTGCATTTTTGCATGAGGAAGCTTCAAGACCAGTAATATTTCGAGATTTCAAGACATCTAATGTCCTATTGGATGAG GACTACAATGCAAAACTTTCCGACTTTGGGCTTGCGCAAGATGCTCCAATGGGAGATAAAACTCATGTTTCCACTGAAGTAATGGGAACACAAGGCTATGCAGCCCCTGAGTATGTTATGACAG GACACCTTACTTCCAAGAGTGATGTCTATAGCTTTGGGGTGGTTCTACTTGAAATGCTGACAGGAAGAAAAGCCATGGATCAAAGAAGGCCAAGGAAGGAGCAAAACTTGGTGGAATGGTTGCGCCCTCGTCTTAGGGAAAAAGATAATTTCCACTATCTGATGGATCCTAAACTTGAAGGTCAATATCCAATGAAAAGTGCTCGTAGAGTAATGTGGTTGGCCACTCACTGTATTCGCCATAATCCTAAATCAAGACCCCTTATGAGTGAAGTGGTTCGTGAGTTGAAGTCTTTGCCTCTTTTTCATGATGATAATGACATGGTTTCTGATCATCCTTGTCCCACAACCTCATCAGTTTCCTCAATCTCAATTTCCTCAAGCTCACTTAAAAGATTGCATGTTGGCCCCTCCAACCATGGTGGTGCAAACAAGTATGGCCCCAGAACTGGTCAATCACCAAACGTTCCAAGGCACTTTCAAGCTTATCCTCTACCTCTTCCAAATCCTGGTGTTGGATCTTCATCCAATCCTACTGTTGCATCTTCTTCATCCAACCCAAGATTTTAA
- the LOC100820361 gene encoding probable serine/threonine-protein kinase PIX7 has product MFIPFKSSGREVIKDNVRQQPVTPRSSSTIRLRSRGRSYTPNQELIAASSLLRRFSFNDLKLATSNFKYDNLLGEGGFGSVFKGWVDQDENYATKPGIGIPIAVKTLNLNGLQGHKEWLAEISYLGELHHPNLVRLVGFCIEDDKRLLVYQFMCRQSLEKHLFKTRSMHLTWPIRMKIAIDAANGLAFLHEEASRRVIFRDFKTSNILLDENYNAKLSDFGLAKDAPVGDKSHVSTKVMGTKGYVAPEYMLTGHLTSKSDVYSFGVVLLEMLTGRRAVEERMPRKEQNLVEWLRPRLRGKDDFRYLMDPRLEGQYPMRSARRAMWLATHCIRHNPESRPLMSEVVRELKSLPLFDDDDDMASHQPGPLASSIPSTSLQRLHVGPSNHAGSNKYGLKTGQAPNVPRHYQASPRSTSSKS; this is encoded by the exons ATGTTTATTCCCTTTAAATCATCAGGAAGGGAAGTTATAAAAGATAATGTTAGACAACAACCGGTTACTCCAAGATCCTCATCCACCATAAGATTAAGAAGTCGTGGAAGATCATATACTCCCAACCAGGAATTAATTGCAGCTTCTTCCCTTCTTCGAAGGTTCTCCTTTAATGACCTTAAGTTGGCAACGAGTAACTTTAAATATGACAATTTACTTGGTGAAGGGGGGTTTGGATCAGTGTTCAAAGGTTGGGTCGATCAAGATGAGAACTATGCAACAAAGCCTGGAATAGGGATTCCAATTGCAGTGAAGACTCTCAACCTAAATGGATTACAGGGTCATAAGGAATGGCTT GCTGAAATTAGTTATCTAGGTGAACTTCATCATCCAAATTTGGTTAGATTGGTAGGCTTTTGCATTGAGGATGACAAAAGGCTATTGGTATATCAGTTTATGTGTCGACAAAGCTTAGAGAAGCATCTATTCAAGA CAAGAAGTATGCATCTTACGTGGCCAATCAGAATGAAAATTGCAATTGATGCTGCTAATGGCCTTGCATTTTTGCATGAGGAAGCTTCGAGGCGAGTAATATTTCGAGACTTCAAGacatctaatatcttattggATGAG AACTACAACGCAAAACTTTCCGATTTTGGGCTTGCAAAAGATGCTCCAGTGGGAGATAAAAGCCATGTATCAACAAAAGTGATGGGAACAAAAGGGTATGTAGCCCCTGAGTATATGTTGACAG GACACCTTACTTCCAAGAGTGATGTCTATAGCTTTGGGGTGGTTCTACTTGAAATGCTAACAGGAAGAAGAGCCGTGGAGGAAAGAATGCCTAGGAAGGAACAAAACTTGGTGGAATGGTTGCGCCCTCGTCTTAGGGGGAAAGATGATTTCCGCTATCTGATGGATCCAAGACTTGAAGGTCAATACCCAATGAGAAGTGCTCGTAGGGCAATGTGGTTGGCCACTCATTGTATTCGCCATAACCCTGAATCAAGACCCCTTATGAGTGAAGTGGTTCGTGAGTTGAAGTCTTTGcctctttttgatgatgatgatgacatgGCTTCTCATCAGCCTGGTCCCTTAGCCTCATCAATACCCTCAACCTCACTTCAGAGACTGCACGTAGGTCCTTCCAACCATGCTGGTTCTAACAAGTATGGCCTCAAAACTGGTCAAGCACCAAATGTTCCAAGGCACTATCAAGCCTCCCCTCGATCTACCTCCTCTAAATCCTGA